One Oncorhynchus gorbuscha isolate QuinsamMale2020 ecotype Even-year unplaced genomic scaffold, OgorEven_v1.0 Un_scaffold_4090, whole genome shotgun sequence DNA window includes the following coding sequences:
- the LOC124028406 gene encoding Na(+)/H(+) exchange regulatory cofactor NHE-RF2-like: MATVELLPRLCHMVKGELGYGFNLHSDRTRRGQFIRSVDPGSPAQHADLRPRDRLVEVNGVNIEALRHSEVVAFIRGGGDETRLLVVDAETDELFKRLGVTPTSTHVREVYVDEPMTDSAPPT; this comes from the exons ATGGCGACGGTGGAGCTCCTCCCCCGGCTGTGTCACATGGTGAAGGGGGAGCTGGGATACGGGTTCAACCTGCACAGTGACAGAACACGGCGAGGACAGTTCATACGCAGCGTGGATCCCGGGTCCCCCGCCCAACACGCAGACCTCAGACCCCGGGACAGGCTGGTGGAG gtgaATGGAGTGAACATCGAGGCGTTGAGACACTCAGAGGTGGTGGCGTTTATACGTGGCGGGGGGGACGAGACACGCCTCCTGGTGGTCGACGCGGAAACAGACGAGCTGTTCAAGAGGCTCGGGGTCACGCCCACCAGCACACATGTCAGAG AGGTCTATGTGGACGAGCCAATGACAGACAGCGCCCCACCCACC